A genomic window from Schistocerca piceifrons isolate TAMUIC-IGC-003096 chromosome 10, iqSchPice1.1, whole genome shotgun sequence includes:
- the LOC124718671 gene encoding uncharacterized protein LOC124718671, whose amino-acid sequence MGVDGLSKYARDHNLYQVVNMRTVANDFRRRYTGEPVVAVDGPQCAWYLSRKLGSLHGGQYKEFRERCEQFVEQFRRIGLSLHFVFDGAPVEEKISTWVKRREDKAKEISKFFAKLRTDQAKGYLSCGFRILPEAVIPCASVFFRHLGCQVCLSTTDCDTELAQFAATKACCVGVLSDDSDFLIYSGVPCVFTFTGLQIGNKVRALRFQSTVIASHLGIVVDNLPAFASFVGNDIVSKKALKKPHRNLRRMYGSKVVIELVAELLKGTPRGDVSRMCEVAVGKSGKKAQKLEKLVQESVYSYQYHVGVSMTAKNDPRWDAVLQRVKVKHVSCEIPRNIFTVMKCRLMRFGDVLEDLSISRPNFPPTFLALRAMRSRMYTVLLWNSGNGPFRVTEYILTGLGQVRKETVVVQKTLPEGVHHPDPLELWSGPKDRRWCTFNWVISPTKDLSVFRALSPQYLVVPTAALFYLYHEAQILTRDELRIFVIVAVSVKSLSARQVSRRRVKIRTERAIYLATLFVRTVLQVLDVAAACGLSFPRPADCHLDAYFDGKFFHHIYSKSESTTDPSAFTEWDKAHERTFSRLMNIIQQ is encoded by the coding sequence ATGGGAGTCGACGGGCTGTCGAAATACGCCAGAGACCATAACCTCTACCAGGTGGTGAACATGCGGACCGTTGCCAACGACTTCAGGAGGAGATACACAGGCGAGCCTGTGGTTGCTGTGGACGGGCCTCAGTGTGCTTGGTACTTGTCCAGGAAGCTGGGATCTCTTCATGGCGGGCAGTACAAGGAGTTCCGGGAAAGGTGCGAGCAGTTTGTTGAGCAGTTCCGTCGCATAGGTTTAAGCTTACATTTCGTCTTCGATGGGGCTCCAGTAGAAGAGAAAATTTCAACATGGGTGAAGAGAAGAGAGGATAAGGCAAAGGAAATCAGCAAATTTTTTGCAAAATTGCGTACAGATCAAGCCAAGGGGTATCTCAGCTGTGGATTCAGGATCTTACCCGAAGCTGTAATACCCTGTGCGTCGGTCTTTTTCAGGCACCTTGGCTGTCAGGTGTGTTTGTCTACAACTGACTGCGACACTGAACTGGCACAGTTCGCAGCCACCAAGGCGTGCTGCGTTGGCGTACTGTCCGAcgattcagatttcctcatataCAGTGGTGTACCTTGCGTCTTCACCTTTACTGGTCTGCAGATCGGCAACAAAGTGAGGGCATTGCGTTTCCAGTCGACCGTGATCGCCTCACATCTAGGCATAGTGGTTGATAACCTCCCAGCTTTTGCATCTTTTGTGGGCAACGACATCGTCAGCAAGAAGGCTTTAAAGAAGCCGCACAGAAACCTGAGACGGATGTATGGGTCCAAGGTCGTAATAGAACTCGTAGCAGAGTTGTTGAAGGGAACGCCGAGGGGTGATGTCAGCAGAATGTGTGAGGTGGCTGTCGGTAAGAGTGGTAAGAAAGCTCAGAAACTGGAGAAACTGGTCCAGGAAAGTGTTTATAGTTACCAGTATCATGTGGGGGTGTCAATGACAGCTAAAAATGACCCAAGATGGGATGCAGTGCTCCAACGGGTAAAAGTCAAACATGTGTCCTGTGAGATTCCCCGGAACATCTTCACAGTGATGAAGTGCCGCCTCATGCGATTTGGAGACGTACTTGAGGATCTGTCCATAAGTCGCCCAAACTTTCCTCCAACTTTTCTGGCTCTGCGAGCCATGCGATCCAGGATGTACACAGTGCTCTTGTGGAATAGCGGTAATGGACCATTCCGAGTGACCGAGTATATACTGACTGGGTTAGGGCAGGTGCGTAAAGAGACTGTGGTGGTCCAGAAAACACTGCCAGAAGGAGTCCACCACCCAGACCCCTTAGAACTGTGGTCGGGCCCGAAGGATCGCCGTTGGTGTACCTTCAATTGGGTGATATCGCCGACCAAAGACCTCTCTGTTTTTCGGGCACTGTCTCCACAGTACCTGGTCGTACCCACAGCGGCGCTCTTTTACTTGTACCACGAGGCCCAAATCTTAACAAGGGACGAGTTGAGGATTTTTGTGATTGTTGCTGTGTCTGTGAAAAGTTTGTCTGCGAGACAAGTGTCCAGACGTCGCGTCAAAATCCGAACAGAACGCGCCATCTACCTGGCCACGCTCTTCGTGCGCACCGTCCTCCAGGTCTTGGACGTTGCTGCAGCTTGTGGTTTATCCTTCCCACGGCCAGCTGACTGTCATCTGGATGCCTATTTCGATGGTAAATTTTTTCACCACATCTACAGCAAGTCAGAATCTACCACTGATCCAAGCGCTTTCACTGAGTGGGACAAGGCACATGAACGCACATTCAGTCGTCTTATGAACATAATACAGCAATGA